A single window of Channa argus isolate prfri chromosome 2, Channa argus male v1.0, whole genome shotgun sequence DNA harbors:
- the LOC137113736 gene encoding ubiquitin-like protein 7 isoform X2, with protein sequence MASSDWHLSLKVVDQPKSIFHFPEMMPGDVPPGGYRVATLKQLVAAQIPDSIPDPELIELVHCGRKLKDDLTLDACGIQPGSTLHILKKSWPEPESSPEPVNRATAAREFRVFHAALHSLNSAYRDSVYKMLTNKESLDQIIVATPGLRSDPVALGVIQDKDLFVQFTDPNMLDVLISSHPALVNAIILVLHSVAGSMPTQSSASSSRNVSASSYSDMPGGFMFEGMSDDDEDFQSGSPAGPSNRAGTSAGMRPVSLSHSGATGPRPITQSELATALALASTPDSSAVTPTTGSQVDPSSGVAPMPAGTPVSNDLFSQALQQALQATNMSALQGRWQSQMQQLRDMGIQDEELMLRALQATDGDIQAALELIFAGGPGL encoded by the exons ATGGCTTCTTCAGACTGGCACCTTTCTTTGAAAGTGGTGGATCAGCCCAAATCCATCTTCCACTTCCCAGAGATGATGCCAGGGGATGTTCCACCTGGAGGATACAGAGTCGCAACTTTAAAACAACTTGTTGCAGCTCAGATCCCAGACTCCATCCCAGATCCTGAATTAATTG AGCTGGTCCACTGTGGGCGGAAACTTAAGGATGATCTGACACTGGATGCCTGCGGGATTCAACCAGGATCCACTTTACACATCCTGAAAAAATCGTGGCCAGAGCCAGAGAGCAGTCCAG AGCCCGTCAACAGAGCGACCGCAGCCCGAGAGTTCAGGGTTTTTCATGCTGCTCTTCACTCTCTCAACTCTGCCTACAGAGACTCG GTGTATAAAATGCTAACAAATAAAGAGTCCTTGGATCAGATCATTGTAGCTACACCAGGGCTAAGGTCAGACCCTGTGGCCCTAG GGGTGATTCAGGACAAAGATCTGTTTGTGCAGTTCACAGACCCTAACATGCTGGATGT ATTAATCAGTTCACACCCCGCCCTTGTCAATGCAATCATTCTGGTCCTGCATTCGGTGGCAGGCAGTATGCCCACTCAGTCCAGCGCCAGCTCTTCTCGCAATGTCTCTGCCAGCTCTTACAGTGATATGCCAG GAGGCTTCATGTTTGAGGGCATGTCTGATGATGACGAAGATTTTCAGTCC GGAAGCCCAGCAGGTCCCTCCAACAGGGCGGGTACTTCAGCAGGAATGCGACCTGTTTCACTGAGCCACAGTGGTGCGACAGGTCCTCGACCAATAACGCAGAGCGAGTTGGCAACAGCTTTGGCCCTCGCTAGCACCCCAGACAGCAGTGCAGTCACTCCCACTACAGGAAGCCAG GTGGACCCCTCCAGTGGTGTAGCCCCCATGCCAGCAGGGACCCCTGTCAGTAACGATCTCTTCAGCCAGGCTCTACAACAAGCTCTGCAAGCCACCAACATGTCCGCTCTGCAG GGCCGCTGGCAGTCCCAGATGCAGCAGCTCAGGGACATGGGGATCCAGGATGAGGAACTGATGCTGAGGGCGCTACAGGCCACAGATGGCGACATTCAAGCTGCCCTTGAGCTCATATTTGCTGGAGGCCCAGGACTCTGA
- the LOC137113736 gene encoding ubiquitin-like protein 7 isoform X1 encodes MKLFPVSHVKAWVCLCFKVEMASSDWHLSLKVVDQPKSIFHFPEMMPGDVPPGGYRVATLKQLVAAQIPDSIPDPELIELVHCGRKLKDDLTLDACGIQPGSTLHILKKSWPEPESSPEPVNRATAAREFRVFHAALHSLNSAYRDSVYKMLTNKESLDQIIVATPGLRSDPVALGVIQDKDLFVQFTDPNMLDVLISSHPALVNAIILVLHSVAGSMPTQSSASSSRNVSASSYSDMPGGFMFEGMSDDDEDFQSGSPAGPSNRAGTSAGMRPVSLSHSGATGPRPITQSELATALALASTPDSSAVTPTTGSQVDPSSGVAPMPAGTPVSNDLFSQALQQALQATNMSALQGRWQSQMQQLRDMGIQDEELMLRALQATDGDIQAALELIFAGGPGL; translated from the exons ATGAAATTATTTCCCGTGTCGCATGTGAAGGCGTgggtctgtttgtgttttaaggtAGAAATGGCTTCTTCAGACTGGCACCTTTCTTTGAAAGTGGTGGATCAGCCCAAATCCATCTTCCACTTCCCAGAGATGATGCCAGGGGATGTTCCACCTGGAGGATACAGAGTCGCAACTTTAAAACAACTTGTTGCAGCTCAGATCCCAGACTCCATCCCAGATCCTGAATTAATTG AGCTGGTCCACTGTGGGCGGAAACTTAAGGATGATCTGACACTGGATGCCTGCGGGATTCAACCAGGATCCACTTTACACATCCTGAAAAAATCGTGGCCAGAGCCAGAGAGCAGTCCAG AGCCCGTCAACAGAGCGACCGCAGCCCGAGAGTTCAGGGTTTTTCATGCTGCTCTTCACTCTCTCAACTCTGCCTACAGAGACTCG GTGTATAAAATGCTAACAAATAAAGAGTCCTTGGATCAGATCATTGTAGCTACACCAGGGCTAAGGTCAGACCCTGTGGCCCTAG GGGTGATTCAGGACAAAGATCTGTTTGTGCAGTTCACAGACCCTAACATGCTGGATGT ATTAATCAGTTCACACCCCGCCCTTGTCAATGCAATCATTCTGGTCCTGCATTCGGTGGCAGGCAGTATGCCCACTCAGTCCAGCGCCAGCTCTTCTCGCAATGTCTCTGCCAGCTCTTACAGTGATATGCCAG GAGGCTTCATGTTTGAGGGCATGTCTGATGATGACGAAGATTTTCAGTCC GGAAGCCCAGCAGGTCCCTCCAACAGGGCGGGTACTTCAGCAGGAATGCGACCTGTTTCACTGAGCCACAGTGGTGCGACAGGTCCTCGACCAATAACGCAGAGCGAGTTGGCAACAGCTTTGGCCCTCGCTAGCACCCCAGACAGCAGTGCAGTCACTCCCACTACAGGAAGCCAG GTGGACCCCTCCAGTGGTGTAGCCCCCATGCCAGCAGGGACCCCTGTCAGTAACGATCTCTTCAGCCAGGCTCTACAACAAGCTCTGCAAGCCACCAACATGTCCGCTCTGCAG GGCCGCTGGCAGTCCCAGATGCAGCAGCTCAGGGACATGGGGATCCAGGATGAGGAACTGATGCTGAGGGCGCTACAGGCCACAGATGGCGACATTCAAGCTGCCCTTGAGCTCATATTTGCTGGAGGCCCAGGACTCTGA